TGGCCGCGTCGGGCTTCCGCTGGACCGGGGCCACCCCGGAGCGATACGCGAGCAGCAAGGGGGTGCGCCGCAGTTTCTGCGCCGCCTGCGGAACGCCCATGGCCTTCGAGGCCGATCACTACCCGGGCGAGGTGCATCTCTACATGGCCTCGCTTTCCGATCCGGCCGCGTTTCACCCGGCCGAGCATGTCCATCACGAGGAGCGCCTGCCCTGGTTTGACGTGGCCGATGACCTGCCACGTTTCGAGGGCTTTCACGGCGGCTGACGTCTATCGCGGGGCGGCGGTGCACAGCGCCTCCCCGAAGCCGTCGCCATCCACGACAAAGTCACAATCGAGATACGCCGCACGCGGCTTGGGCGGCGGCGCGCCTGCCCCGCAATCGAGCCGCGCCTCGAGCATCGCCTGGTCGCCCGAAAGCCCCGCCACGCGGCAGCCGCTCACCCGCTCGATCGCGTGGGTCGCGGCCACGGCGACGCTCATCCGGTCGGGGGCCCACCGGGAATTGAGCCGCACCGCCTCCGCCCGGCGCCCCTGCACGCGCACGTCGAACAGGTCGCCCGACACCGCCACACGCGTGACAGGCACCCCGCGAAATGCCGCGCTCGGGGTATCGCAGCCGGCGGTCAGCAACGCCGACAGGAAGATCGCACATCGCCACATCCGCCAACGCTTGCACGCCGCGTCCTAACAAAGCGTTTCGTTCGTCCGGATTTCTGCGGCCTCCCCATCCCGCCGCCCGGAAAGAAGGGGGCGCCGGCAACCGCCCGCGCCCCTCCCTTGGGATCAGCTGTCGTCCTCGGCCCGCTCCTTGGCCTTTGCCTCGGCCCGCGCCCGTGCGACCGCCTTCGCATGGGCCTCGGCGATCTGCTGCGCCGCCGCCTGGGGTTTCGAGAAATCGGCGTGAACCGGGTTGGGAACATGATCGAGGTTCGCCCCCGTCCCCGCATCCACCGCGACCCCCACGAGCCCGCCCACAAGGATGTTGCCCGCGCCCGCCGCGACGCCCTGGCCCGAGGTCTTCGGCATCACCTTGATCTGGCGCGTCTGCCCCTTGTGGCGGAACGCGGCGTAGAACGCCTCGTTGCGCTTGATGTCGAGCGTGCAGGGCGTCACGCAGGTCAGCCCTTGCGACGTGGTCACGGTGGCGCCGCTGGGGGCCGAGGTGAATTGCACGTCCTCGCTGTTGCCGCGCGTCACGGTGGCGCAAGCCCCCGTGGTCAGCACGGCGGCAAGGCAAAGGGCGGGAGTGAACGGTCGGATCATCGGTCGGTCCTTCTGGATGGTCTTCTGGAGGGTCATGTGTTCGATCGGGCCTCCGCCCGCAGGCGGCACCCGCGCGCCGCCTACCCGCGGCGCGCGGGGCGCGCAAGGAAAGACCGCCCGAGCCGCCCATGTCCCGCCGCCGAACGCCGGTTCGCGGGTGTAAACCATGCGTCCGCTGCGTTCACGATTGCTCCGAAAGGCCCTCCACCGACGTGGATACCGACGTGATACCGACATGATACCGACGCGGGTTTTCGACGTTAACCTTTCGATTCGCCTGCGGTTTTCCGGCGCCACCGCGCTCCGCATGACTTCGTTAACGCCACTTTCGACGCGGGTTGGATTTTACCAATTGATAAAATTTTCAGATGTGCTTTACTGAACGTCAGACTGTCAGCCAATGGAGACCCCCATGAGCCACAGCCCCCTGACGCCCGGCATCGTCGCGAACCGGCTCGCACCCGAGGACTACGCCGAGAACTTCTCGGATCTCCACCCGCCGCTCGACGCGCACGAGGCGATGGTCGCCGCCGATCGCTGCTATTTCTGCCACGACGCCCCTTGTGTCACGGCCTGCCCCACCGATATCGACATCCCCCTCTTCATCCGCCAGATCGCCACCGGCACCCCCGAGGCTGCGGCGAAGACGATCCTGACCCAGAACATCCTGGGCGGCATGTGCGCCCGCGTCTGCCCCACCGAACAGCTCTGCGAAGAGGTCTGCGTGCGCGAGGTGGCCGAGGGAAAACCCGTCATCATCGGGCAGTTGCAGCGCTATGCCACCGATACGCTCATGGAACAGGGCATCCACCCCTTCACCCGCGCCGAGCCCACGGGCAAGCGCGTGGCGGTCGTGGGGGCCGGTCCGGCGGGGCTGGCCTGCGCCCATCGCCTTGCGATGCACGGCCACGACGTGACCCTCATGGACGCGCGCGAGAAGCCCGGCGGCCTCAACGAATACGGGATCGCCGCCTACAAGACCGTCGACGATTTCGCCACGTGCGAGGTCGAGTGGCTTCTGCAGATCGGCGGCATCACCCTGCGCACCGGCACGGCCCTCGGACGCGACGTGACGCTCGAGGAACTGGCGGCCGACTACGACGCGGTTTTCCTCGGCCTCGGTCTCGGCGCCGTCAACGCGCTCGGACTCGAGAACGAGGACAAGGACGGCGTCCGGGATGCCGTTGATTTCATTGCGGAACTGCGCCAGGCCGACGATCTCGCCAAGCTTCCCATCGGGCGCGACGTGGTGGTCATCGGCGGCGGCATGACCGCCATCGACGCCGCCGTGCAGGCGCGCGCGCTGGGCGCGCTCAACGTCACGCTGGTCTACCGCCGGGGCCGTGACCGCATGAACGCCAGCGTCTTCGAGCAGGACCTCGCCGCCGCCCGCGGCGTGCGCATCATCACCAACGCGCAGCCCGTGGCGATCCACGGCAACGGCGCCGTGCGCGAGATCGAGTTCGAATATACCGACGACGATCTCACCCCCACGGGCGAAACCGTGCGCCTGCCCGCGGACCAGGTTTTCAAGGCCATCGGCCAGACCCTCACCCGCGACAGCCTGCCCGAGCTCGACGGGCGCAAGATCAGGGTCGAAGGTCCGGGCCGCACCTCGCTCGACCGGGTCTGGGCCGGCGGCGATTGCGCGGCGGGCGGCGACGACCTGACCGTCACGGCGGTCGCCGAAGGGCGCGACGCCGCGATGGACATCCATGCCAGGCTGATGGGCTGATGACCGGTCCGCGCGGCCCCAGAGACGAGGAAACGCCATGTATATCATGAGCTTCGTGGCCGCGGTTGATGAACGATCCGCGCCTGCGCGATCTGGGCGACATGCCCTTCGACGGCGCACGCATGATCTATGGCGGGTTCGAAACCCTCTTGGATGAATAGGAGGCCCCAAATGGCTGATCTGACAACGACTTTCATCGGAATCACATCCCCCAACCCGTTCTGGCTGGCCTCCGCGCCACCGACGGACAAGGAATACAACGTCCGCCGCGCCTTCGAGGCCGGATGGGGCGGCGTGGTGTGGAAGACGCTGGGCGAGGATCCGCATGTGGTCAACGTCAACGGCCCCCGTTACGGCGCGATCTGGGGCGCCGACCGGCGGCTCCTGGGGCTCAACAACATCGAGCTGATCACCGACCGCCCGCTTCAGACCAATCTCGACGAGATGACGCGCGTGAAGAAGGACTATCCCGATCACACGATCATCGCGTCGCTCATGGTCCCGGTGAACGAGGACAGCTGGAAGAACATCCTGGGGCGCATCGCCGAAACCGGCTGCGACGGGGTCGAGCTCAATTTCGGCTGCCCCCACGGTATGAGCGAGCGCGGCATGGGCTCGGCGGTGGGCCAGGTGCCCGAGTACATCCAGCAGATCGCCGAATGGTGCAAGACCCATACCGACCTGCCGGTGATCGTGAAGCTCACCCCCAACATCACCGACATCCGCAAGCCCGCGCAGGCCGCCAAGGCCGGTGGCGCGGATGCGGTCAGCCTCATCAACACCATCAACTCGATCACCTCGGTCAACCTCGACGCATTCTCGCCCGAGCCGATGATCGACGGGCAAGGCGCCCATGGCGGCTATTGCGGCCCGGCGGTCAAGCCCATCGCGCTCAACATGGTGGCCGAGATCGCCCGCGATCCCGAGACCGCCGGCCTGCCCATCTCCGGCATCGGCGGGATCACCACCTGGCGCGACGCGGCCGAATTCATGGCCCTGGGCGCGGGCAACGTGCAGGTCTGCACGGCGGCCATGACCTATGGCTTCAAGATCGTACAGGAGATGATCTCGGGCCTGTCGCAATATCTTGACGAAAAGGGCTTTTCCTCGGTCGAGGA
This window of the Roseovarius sp. SCSIO 43702 genome carries:
- the preA gene encoding NAD-dependent dihydropyrimidine dehydrogenase subunit PreA, with product MADLTTTFIGITSPNPFWLASAPPTDKEYNVRRAFEAGWGGVVWKTLGEDPHVVNVNGPRYGAIWGADRRLLGLNNIELITDRPLQTNLDEMTRVKKDYPDHTIIASLMVPVNEDSWKNILGRIAETGCDGVELNFGCPHGMSERGMGSAVGQVPEYIQQIAEWCKTHTDLPVIVKLTPNITDIRKPAQAAKAGGADAVSLINTINSITSVNLDAFSPEPMIDGQGAHGGYCGPAVKPIALNMVAEIARDPETAGLPISGIGGITTWRDAAEFMALGAGNVQVCTAAMTYGFKIVQEMISGLSQYLDEKGFSSVEELVGRAVPKVVNWQDLNLNYVTKARIDQDLCIKCGRCYAACEDTSHQAISMSEDRTFEVIDAECVACNLCVNVCPVEDCITMTELEPGQVDERTGKVVEKEYANWTTHPNNPGACAAE
- a CDS encoding GFA family protein, whose amino-acid sequence is MPTTGHCLCGSVTYSFEGQPGWTGYCHCESCRRNCSAPVTAFLTVAASGFRWTGATPERYASSKGVRRSFCAACGTPMAFEADHYPGEVHLYMASLSDPAAFHPAEHVHHEERLPWFDVADDLPRFEGFHGG
- a CDS encoding translation initiation factor 2, with product MIRPFTPALCLAAVLTTGACATVTRGNSEDVQFTSAPSGATVTTSQGLTCVTPCTLDIKRNEAFYAAFRHKGQTRQIKVMPKTSGQGVAAGAGNILVGGLVGVAVDAGTGANLDHVPNPVHADFSKPQAAAQQIAEAHAKAVARARAEAKAKERAEDDS
- a CDS encoding NAD(P)-dependent oxidoreductase, with translation MSHSPLTPGIVANRLAPEDYAENFSDLHPPLDAHEAMVAADRCYFCHDAPCVTACPTDIDIPLFIRQIATGTPEAAAKTILTQNILGGMCARVCPTEQLCEEVCVREVAEGKPVIIGQLQRYATDTLMEQGIHPFTRAEPTGKRVAVVGAGPAGLACAHRLAMHGHDVTLMDAREKPGGLNEYGIAAYKTVDDFATCEVEWLLQIGGITLRTGTALGRDVTLEELAADYDAVFLGLGLGAVNALGLENEDKDGVRDAVDFIAELRQADDLAKLPIGRDVVVIGGGMTAIDAAVQARALGALNVTLVYRRGRDRMNASVFEQDLAAARGVRIITNAQPVAIHGNGAVREIEFEYTDDDLTPTGETVRLPADQVFKAIGQTLTRDSLPELDGRKIRVEGPGRTSLDRVWAGGDCAAGGDDLTVTAVAEGRDAAMDIHARLMG